Part of the Crossiella cryophila genome, GTGCTCATGCCGCGAAGCTGGATGGCCTTGCCATCCTTGTTACAGAGCTGCAGACCGCAGACCCGGAGCTGACCGTTGATCGCCGCGGGCGTCCCTGGTGGCAGGGCGGCCGCCGCTTGGGTGGAGACCGTGTCCGAAGACGCCGGAAGTTGGGGGGTTGGCGAACCTTGCGCGCTGGTGGCGAGCACGCCGGTTGTGGCCAGAGCGGCCGCCGCGATCACGGCGAGTGCGCGGCTGACTACGTTGAGCCGTCCCATCGTTTGCGCTCCTCTCGGAACGGAGACCCAGGGCAGGGGTGGGGTCTCCGAGCGGTACAAGGCGGCGGCGGTGCATGGCGGCGGCGGTACCTGTGCTGGGAAAACATTGTTAGGTTAGTTTCCTAACAGTGGGCTGGATGTTAGTGACCCCGCTCACCAACCGTCAAGGGGGGTTGGTTGGTGAGCGGGGTCTGTTTCGTGTCAGGAGCAGGTGAGCCGCACGTCGGCCCAGTCGGCGTGGTCGTTGCTCTGCCCGTCACCGGCGTCGGTGACCACCAGGCGCAGCAGGGTCGCGCCGGACACGCTGGCCTGCAACGGTTTCGCCGGGTCGGCCGCGGTCAGCACCCCGCTGTCGGCGACCTTGGTCGCGTCGGCGAAGACCTGGAAGACCACCGAGCCCGCGTTCTTCTCATCGTCCACGCCGACCTGTGCGGACACGGTCGAGCAGCGGCCGCCGAGGTGGTACTCCACGGTGCTCGGCGCGTGCACGCCAAGGCCCTTGGCGAAGACCACGCCGTTGATGGTGATCGGCTTGCCGTCGCCCGCCTTGCTCTCGCCGTTGCTGGTGTTCAACTCGACCGGCCCGAACCCGTTGGCCGAGCGCAGCCACTTGGTGTCGGAGAGCTGCACGGTCCCGCTGGGCGCGGGTTCGGGCACCAGCAGGTCGAAGCTCTGGGTGTGCGTGGTCGGCCGCGGCCCGTGGAAGGTGACGGTGCTGGTCACCGGGTACTTGCCGGGTTTGGTGCCGGCCGGCGGGGTGATCGCGAAGTGGGTCCGCCAGGTCTGTTCCGGCCGCAGCAGCGGGGTGCTCGCCGGGGACTCGGCCTTGATCGTCCAGCCTTCCGGCGCGGTGACCTTGGCCTTGGCGAACAGGGCAGGCAGCTTGCCCGCGTTGTGCACCGCGGTGCTCACCCTGGCGGCCTTGCCGGGGGTGACCACCGGCGCGGCGCCGGGGTAGAGCAGCTCCAGGTCGGTGTGGCTGTCCACCGCCGGCGGGTACAGCGGCCAGGCGCGGTCGGCGGAGATCCGGTAGATCGCGGTGCCGTGCGCGGGGACGGTGGCGGCGATGGTGCCCGCGGTGTGCGCGTCCTGCTTGGTCCACAGGTCGCGGATCTTGTAGCCGCTGGCCTTGGCCAGGCCGACCTCGGCCGCGGTGGCGCTGATCCGGGCCGGCTGGTCGGTCTCGTTGAACAGCGCGACCGCCTTGTCCCCGTTGGCCAGCGGCTTGACGAAGACGTACTGCCCGTTCTGGATCCGGATCGGCTTGCCCTGCTTGCCGAGCTTGTCCTGATCGATCGCGATGATCTCCTTGTTGGTCAGGATCTCGAAGTGCTCCGGCGAGACCTTGCGCAGGTCGGCGCCGATCAGCAGCGGGGCGGCCATGATCGACCAGAGCGCGAACTGGGACCGGTACTCGGTGGTGGACTGCTGGCCGTTGCCGACCTCCAGCATGTCCGGGTCGTTCCAGTGCCCAGGCCCGGCGTAGTCGGCCAGCACCATGTTGCGCTTGAGCAGGTCGACGGTCTTGGTCCAGGTGTCGTTGATGTCACCGGTGGTGCGCCACAGGTGGCCGACGTCCTTGGCCCACTCCCACGGCTTGTTCTGGCCCCACTCGCAGATGGAGAACACGATCGGGCGGCCGGTGGCCTTGAGCGCGTCCCGCATCTTGGTGTAGCGGAGCTTGGCGTCCACGCCCTGGTTGTTGCAGTTGTCGTACTTGAGGTAGTCCACGCCCCAGCTCGCGAACAGCTTGGCGTCCAGCTCCTCGAAGCCCAGTCCGCCGGGGAAGCCGCCGACCTTGTTGCAGGTCTTGATGCCCGCGCTGGTGTAGATGCCGAACTTGAGGCCCTTGGCGTGCACGTAGTCGGCCAGCCACTTGATGCCACGCGGGAAGCGGACCGGGTCGGGCACCAGGTTGCCGTCGGCGGCGCGCTGCGGCAGCGCCCAGCAGTCGTCGATGTTGACGTACTGGTAACCGGCCGCCTTGAGGCCGCGGTCGACGAAGATGTCCGCCATATCGGTGATCATCTTCTCGTTGAACTCGGCCCGGCAGTGCGTGGTGTTCCAGTTGTTGAAGCCCATCGGCGGGGTCAGGGCCAGGCCGTCGTCGATGGCCACCGCGGGCGGGGCCGGCTCGTCGACCACGGCAGGGGGCGGCGGCTCGGCGAGCGCGGGTGGCGCGATGGCCAGCGCACCGCTGCCAACGGCCACGGCGAACGTGGCGGCCAGCGCGGCCAACCGCCGCTTGGACAGGGACCTCATTCGAACTCCTCAGGTTGGCGTCACAGGCAACCGGTCAGAATCAAACGGAAACAGACACAAGCACGCACAGTTCAACCAGAAGCCAACGGGCTGTCAATACGCCTGGGGTGAGGTTGGTAAACATGGAGTAGCCTGCGGATGACAACGTATTCATCCGCGATGGGCTTGACGAACCGCAGGTCCGAGGCTTACTGTCTGATCAGTCAGTCCACTGAACTCCCTGGATGGCTACCGCCGATCCAGGGCAGGGGTGAACGCACCGAGTGGCGGCTCGGTGCGTTCACCCTGTTCTTTTTTGTTGTACTTTTGGCTATAACAAAGGCCGCCTGATTGCTCAGGCGGCCTTTGTTGGGTGCGTCCGGAACGCGTCAGTCGGCGGGCAGGCCCACCCGCTCCTTCTCCTGGCGCAGCCAGCCGTCCATCCACCAGCTCAGCTCGATCAGCAGCATGCCGACACCGGCCACCACGAAGCTCAGCAACAGCGTGGGCGAGTGGTTCGGGTCGATGTCGAAGAAGCGCTGACCGAACGGGATGAGCACGGCGAAGGCGAACCCGGCCGCCATGCTCAGCAGCAGCGCGGCCTTCCACCACACATACGGCCGGGCGATCACCGCGAGCACCCAGAAGGCCACCAGGAACAGCGTGACCACCGCGGCGGTGCTGCGCTGGGCCTGGGTGGCGCTCGCATCGCCCATGGCGAGCAGGTAGCTGGTGAAGGTGGCCACCGCGGCGATCGCGCCCGCGGGCACGGCCAGTCGCATCACCCTGGCCACGAACCCGCTGCGGGCCCGTTCCTTGTTCGGCGCCAGCGCGAGGAAGAAGGCCGGGATGCCGATGGTGAAGGCGTTGAGCAGGGTGGAATGCCTGGGGTAGAACGGGTACGGCACCTGGGCGATGATCACCAGCACCGCCAGCAGCACCGAGTACACCGTCTTGGTGAGGAACAGGTTGGCGACCCGCTCGATGTTGCCGATCACCCGGCGGCCCTCGGCCACCACATAGGGCAGGGTGGCGAACTTGTTGTCCAGCAACACGATCTGCGCCACCGCCCGGGTGGCCGGGCTGCCCGCGCCCATGGCCACGCCGATGTCGGCGTCCTTGAGCGCGAGCACGTCGTTGACGCCGTCGCCGGTCATCGCCACGGTGTGCCCGCGTGACTGCAGCGCGCCGACCATGTCCCGCTTCTGCGTCGGGGTGACCCGGCCGAAGACCACGCCGTTGTCCACCGGATCGGCCAGCGCCTCCTTGCCCTCCGGCAGCGTGCGCGCGTCCACCGGCCGGTCCGCGCCCGCCAGTTGCAGCGAGGCGGCGACCGCGCCCACGGAGACCGCGTTGTCCCCGGAGATGACCTTCACCGCCACGTTCTGTGCGGCGAAGAAGTCCAGCGTGTCCTTGGCGTCCGGGCGGACCTTCTGCTCCAGCACCACCAGGGCCACCGGGGTGACCACGCCGGGTGCGGCGGCCTCGTCCACCGCGCAGCTCGCCCGGCCCAGCAGCAGCACCCGCAGGCCCTGCGCACCGGTCTGCTCGGCCTCGGCGCGGACCGCGGAACCCGGCGCCAGCAACACATCCGGCGCGCCGAGCACCCAGTCGCCGTCGGCGTGGAAGCTCGCGCCGCTCCACTTGCGCGCGGAGGAGAACGGGGCGATCGCGCTGACCTGCCAGGTGGTGCCGTCCGGATGCGCCTCGGCGATGGCCTGCAGGCTCGCGTTCGGGCGTGGGTCCGCGCTGGCCAGCCCGGCCAGTGCGGCGGCGATGTCGGCAGGGGAGTGCCCGTCCAGCGGCCGGACCTCGGCCAGCCGCATGCCGTTCTCGGTGAGCGTGCCGGTCTTGTCCGCGCACACCACGTTCACCCTGGCCAGGCCCTCGATCGCGGGCAGTTCCTGCACCAGGCACTGCCGCCGCCCGAGCCTGACCACGCCGACCGCGAAGGCGATGCTGGTCAGCAGCACCAGGCCCTCGGGCACCATCGGCACCAGCGCGGCCACCATCCGGCGGATCGCGTCCGGCACGTCCTTGTTGTCGGCGAGCTGGCTGTAGATGGTGAGCGCGCCGATCGGCACGATCATCCAGGTGATGATGCGCAGGATCTTGTCGATGCCCGAGCGCAGTTCGGAGGAGACCAGGGTGAACTTGCTGGCCTCCTCGGCCAGCCGGGCCGCGTATGCCTGCCGCCCGACCTTGGTGGCCTGGTAG contains:
- a CDS encoding HAD-IC family P-type ATPase, which produces MSTTEEPVALAGVDPASGLTEQQVRQRVAAGQSNDVPARASRSVGEIIRANVFTRFNAIIGVLFAIILVIGPIQDGLFGVIIVINTLIGIVQEVRAKRTLERLAIVGEAKPTVRRDGRAVEVSPHQVVLDDVIEIGPGDKIVVDGLVLTAEALEVDESLLTGESDPVVKQPGDEVMSGSFVVAGTGAYQATKVGRQAYAARLAEEASKFTLVSSELRSGIDKILRIITWMIVPIGALTIYSQLADNKDVPDAIRRMVAALVPMVPEGLVLLTSIAFAVGVVRLGRRQCLVQELPAIEGLARVNVVCADKTGTLTENGMRLAEVRPLDGHSPADIAAALAGLASADPRPNASLQAIAEAHPDGTTWQVSAIAPFSSARKWSGASFHADGDWVLGAPDVLLAPGSAVRAEAEQTGAQGLRVLLLGRASCAVDEAAAPGVVTPVALVVLEQKVRPDAKDTLDFFAAQNVAVKVISGDNAVSVGAVAASLQLAGADRPVDARTLPEGKEALADPVDNGVVFGRVTPTQKRDMVGALQSRGHTVAMTGDGVNDVLALKDADIGVAMGAGSPATRAVAQIVLLDNKFATLPYVVAEGRRVIGNIERVANLFLTKTVYSVLLAVLVIIAQVPYPFYPRHSTLLNAFTIGIPAFFLALAPNKERARSGFVARVMRLAVPAGAIAAVATFTSYLLAMGDASATQAQRSTAAVVTLFLVAFWVLAVIARPYVWWKAALLLSMAAGFAFAVLIPFGQRFFDIDPNHSPTLLLSFVVAGVGMLLIELSWWMDGWLRQEKERVGLPAD
- a CDS encoding NPCBM/NEW2 domain-containing protein yields the protein MRSLSKRRLAALAATFAVAVGSGALAIAPPALAEPPPPAVVDEPAPPAVAIDDGLALTPPMGFNNWNTTHCRAEFNEKMITDMADIFVDRGLKAAGYQYVNIDDCWALPQRAADGNLVPDPVRFPRGIKWLADYVHAKGLKFGIYTSAGIKTCNKVGGFPGGLGFEELDAKLFASWGVDYLKYDNCNNQGVDAKLRYTKMRDALKATGRPIVFSICEWGQNKPWEWAKDVGHLWRTTGDINDTWTKTVDLLKRNMVLADYAGPGHWNDPDMLEVGNGQQSTTEYRSQFALWSIMAAPLLIGADLRKVSPEHFEILTNKEIIAIDQDKLGKQGKPIRIQNGQYVFVKPLANGDKAVALFNETDQPARISATAAEVGLAKASGYKIRDLWTKQDAHTAGTIAATVPAHGTAIYRISADRAWPLYPPAVDSHTDLELLYPGAAPVVTPGKAARVSTAVHNAGKLPALFAKAKVTAPEGWTIKAESPASTPLLRPEQTWRTHFAITPPAGTKPGKYPVTSTVTFHGPRPTTHTQSFDLLVPEPAPSGTVQLSDTKWLRSANGFGPVELNTSNGESKAGDGKPITINGVVFAKGLGVHAPSTVEYHLGGRCSTVSAQVGVDDEKNAGSVVFQVFADATKVADSGVLTAADPAKPLQASVSGATLLRLVVTDAGDGQSNDHADWADVRLTCS